A genomic region of Leptolyngbya sp. NIES-2104 contains the following coding sequences:
- a CDS encoding transglutaminase family protein, with protein MFDSGNSVLTKPRSIRPIGAYALYGLAVWYDRIVALDTVRGFLLQINPTNDNTIVLNPCHTDQFIDAKGFAIWEDTIWFTKDNSVYFCTFDQLEPQLFISLPYDADGVGVWNSTIYVTSQKLGYIVIYERQTKRKITQFPLPGVGPTNLTIRGEELWLCDRIEETVYCLDRATGELQFSMLTPFVNPTAIAFLNEPNTDQSTLYVSYSGEEAYIRDNPNADPNLELTYRDRTFIHPLYFRYYPEERYTLSSGYLLEMSYVEELLPLDEVEVQDLEWRIALPTETHRQKIRSVESIGLPFTEEIQEGQRVAVFKFPSLKSQERHVFGWKALIEVRGIKYQFDFDDVDKAPPLTSEFRDRYLVDDDELAMDTPAIQQAAKEAIGTETNLLRKMLKIRNYVYDRLSYGIKPHIDSPDVVLERGTGSCGEYVGVLLALARLNGIACRTVGRYKCPAFADRQNVPLEPDYNHVWIEFYVPGYGWLPMESNPDDIVERGPYPTRFFMGLPWYHAEIGKGISFESLRQNGVPLGDVMDISIGDLALNHIRFMILEELPPL; from the coding sequence ATGTTTGACTCTGGCAATTCCGTCTTGACAAAACCACGATCGATTCGACCGATCGGAGCCTATGCGCTTTATGGTTTAGCTGTTTGGTACGATCGCATTGTGGCACTCGATACGGTGCGCGGCTTCCTGCTGCAAATCAATCCAACCAATGACAATACGATCGTGCTCAATCCCTGTCACACCGATCAGTTCATTGATGCGAAAGGCTTTGCGATTTGGGAAGATACGATTTGGTTTACAAAAGACAATAGCGTTTACTTCTGTACGTTTGATCAATTAGAGCCGCAGTTATTCATCTCTCTGCCTTATGATGCCGATGGTGTTGGCGTTTGGAATTCTACGATTTATGTGACTTCTCAAAAGTTAGGCTATATCGTCATTTACGAGCGGCAAACCAAACGGAAGATTACTCAATTTCCATTGCCCGGAGTGGGACCCACGAATCTGACAATCCGTGGAGAAGAATTGTGGTTATGCGATCGCATTGAAGAAACCGTCTATTGTCTTGATCGTGCAACCGGAGAACTTCAGTTTAGTATGCTGACTCCATTTGTGAATCCAACCGCGATCGCTTTCCTGAACGAACCAAATACAGATCAATCAACGCTGTATGTATCGTATTCAGGCGAGGAAGCTTACATCCGCGACAATCCAAATGCTGATCCGAATTTAGAGTTAACGTATCGCGATCGTACTTTTATTCATCCGCTGTATTTTCGCTATTATCCTGAAGAGCGCTACACGTTATCGAGCGGCTATTTACTCGAAATGTCATACGTTGAGGAATTACTACCGCTCGATGAAGTGGAAGTTCAGGATTTAGAATGGCGCATTGCACTACCGACAGAAACACATCGTCAAAAGATCCGCAGTGTCGAATCGATCGGGCTTCCGTTTACTGAAGAGATCCAAGAAGGTCAACGAGTCGCCGTGTTCAAATTTCCTTCGCTTAAGTCTCAAGAGCGACACGTTTTCGGCTGGAAAGCTCTGATCGAAGTTCGAGGCATTAAATATCAATTTGACTTTGATGATGTCGATAAAGCTCCGCCGCTGACTTCTGAATTTCGCGATCGCTATCTGGTCGATGATGATGAATTAGCGATGGATACTCCTGCCATTCAGCAAGCGGCAAAAGAAGCGATCGGAACCGAGACGAATCTACTGAGGAAAATGCTCAAGATTCGGAATTATGTTTACGATCGTTTATCCTACGGCATTAAACCGCACATTGATTCACCTGATGTTGTGCTTGAGCGCGGAACTGGATCTTGTGGTGAATACGTCGGTGTGTTGTTAGCGTTGGCGCGATTGAATGGCATTGCGTGTCGAACGGTTGGACGATATAAATGTCCGGCATTTGCCGATCGTCAAAATGTGCCGCTCGAACCCGATTACAATCACGTTTGGATTGAGTTCTACGTTCCCGGATATGGTTGGTTGCCGATGGAATCCAACCCCGATGACATTGTTGAACGCGGACCGTATCCGACGCGGTTCTTCATGGGCTTACCTTGGTATCATGCCGAAATTGGTAAAGGGATTTCATTTGAATCGTTGAGGCAGAACGGCGTTCCGTTAGGGGATGTGATGGATATCTCGATCGGGGATCTCGCACTCAATCACATTCGATTCATGATTCTTGAAGAACTACCACCGTTATAG
- a CDS encoding phosphodiester glycosidase family protein gives MLVLLMIPIALYSRSQFSRPPRTDEMRSLFPGIVYERKALSDPRPLMVHQIAIDLATPGIRPFVTPGVVALSPRGLETVARTVTEFVDEFDLQIGINANFFNPFREETPWDFYPHIGQSVNNLGQVTSNGNTYSPPQAGWSTVCFLPQNRVRFEQSGFCPKETEQAVAGNDFLMKDGKPVPPPPHIAPKDKPYSRTVIAIDKSGKTLWLILVDGKQLQYSEGLTYVEMSEYLERLGAETALNLDGGGSVTLAVQTPTGAKVLNAPIQSRIPMRERPIAAQLGFFAPKN, from the coding sequence GTGTTGGTTCTGCTGATGATTCCAATCGCGCTTTATAGTCGATCGCAATTTTCTCGACCGCCCCGAACCGATGAAATGCGATCGTTGTTTCCGGGAATCGTATACGAACGGAAAGCTTTATCTGATCCGCGTCCGCTGATGGTACATCAAATCGCGATCGATCTTGCGACTCCTGGTATTCGTCCTTTTGTGACTCCCGGTGTTGTTGCTCTGTCTCCGAGAGGTTTAGAAACCGTTGCCCGAACTGTGACCGAATTCGTGGATGAATTTGATCTTCAAATTGGAATTAACGCGAATTTTTTCAATCCCTTTCGTGAAGAAACGCCCTGGGATTTTTACCCGCACATCGGTCAATCTGTGAACAATCTAGGACAAGTCACTTCAAACGGAAATACCTACTCGCCACCGCAGGCAGGCTGGTCAACGGTCTGTTTTCTGCCGCAGAATCGGGTGCGATTTGAGCAAAGTGGATTTTGTCCCAAGGAAACTGAGCAAGCGGTAGCAGGCAATGATTTCTTGATGAAAGATGGAAAACCTGTACCGCCACCGCCGCACATTGCGCCCAAAGATAAGCCCTATTCTCGAACGGTGATTGCGATCGATAAATCCGGCAAAACACTTTGGCTCATCCTGGTCGATGGCAAACAGTTGCAGTACAGCGAGGGATTAACCTATGTGGAAATGTCAGAGTATCTGGAGAGATTAGGTGCTGAAACTGCTCTGAACCTGGACGGTGGCGGATCAGTGACGTTGGCAGTTCAGACACCAACTGGCGCAAAGGTGCTCAATGCTCCGATTCAATCAAGAATTCCGATGCGGGAACGCCCGATCGCGGCTCAGTTGGGATTCTTTGCGCCAAAGAACTAA
- a CDS encoding pentapeptide repeat-containing protein codes for MTHFINRDLRNRSFRKKNFALTNFRGADIRGCDFTGAILSGSDFANVKAGLSMRQKIYLGVLISAILLFAGDVMARLFFNTIGQSPLDFTTPYVPLFYGLVNLAGITSAIAALNPKTNLGRILTIATGVLIGAILGFGVGFFYPGLLSHVIFPPNRFIPSNQEWFNQILSFLDERNTTVAGFIAVFGAAIMLLFSRSQRRNSFKVGVSVLGAIASYVATFFWVTIANAFLINQNSTLGIVFSVVAIIYLALTFISINRIIYELQHAIGTSFRGAELTHARFEYADLRNTDFSQAIGFSPYEIK; via the coding sequence ATGACCCATTTTATTAATCGTGATCTAAGAAATCGATCGTTTCGGAAAAAGAATTTTGCATTAACGAATTTTCGCGGTGCAGATATTCGCGGCTGTGATTTTACAGGTGCAATCCTCAGCGGCTCTGATTTTGCAAATGTGAAAGCAGGCTTATCGATGCGGCAGAAAATTTATTTAGGAGTGTTGATTAGCGCGATTCTCCTGTTTGCTGGGGATGTGATGGCGCGATTGTTCTTTAACACGATCGGGCAATCGCCTTTAGATTTCACCACCCCGTACGTTCCCCTGTTTTATGGACTGGTGAATCTAGCTGGAATCACTTCTGCGATCGCTGCACTTAATCCCAAAACTAACTTAGGCAGAATTCTGACGATCGCAACAGGTGTCTTAATCGGTGCGATCTTAGGATTTGGGGTTGGATTCTTTTATCCTGGATTGCTATCACACGTCATCTTTCCACCCAATCGATTCATTCCCAGTAACCAAGAATGGTTCAATCAGATTCTGTCGTTTCTCGACGAGCGAAATACAACCGTTGCAGGCTTCATCGCAGTATTCGGTGCCGCAATCATGTTACTGTTTTCGCGCAGTCAAAGACGTAACAGTTTCAAAGTTGGGGTGAGTGTTTTAGGAGCGATCGCGAGTTACGTTGCGACATTTTTTTGGGTGACGATCGCGAATGCGTTCCTGATAAATCAAAATTCTACACTTGGCATTGTATTTAGCGTTGTTGCAATTATTTATCTAGCATTAACATTTATATCCATCAACCGAATCATCTATGAATTACAACATGCAATCGGAACTTCGTTTCGTGGGGCAGAACTGACTCATGCTAGATTCGAGTATGCAGATTTACGAAATACGGACTTTTCTCAAGCGATCGGATTTTCACCGTATGAGATAAAGTAA
- a CDS encoding ABC transporter permease: MFELFLAQLKWSWIQYKRYAHEIFGGVIALTVTFYGLFLSVGYIAGGTVRFGDRLDAVIVGYILWSLIIFIMNGVNATLQREAQVGTLEQLFISPFNVRKTLLLRAVSDLVFQFVVIGIVLLFIMAITGRWLAFSPVLVLPLITVILGAYGLAFAIGSLTLIFKTAQQLAGILNFSLLFVLTIPTETWTGLQRYLGYLIPMTTGAGVMRDLMARQSGLDWVALGAAFLNGIVYFAIGMVLFRWSERETKRRGKLGGY; this comes from the coding sequence ATGTTTGAATTATTTTTGGCACAACTCAAATGGAGTTGGATTCAGTATAAACGGTACGCACATGAGATTTTTGGTGGTGTGATTGCGTTGACCGTGACCTTTTATGGACTATTTCTCAGCGTTGGATATATTGCAGGTGGAACGGTTCGATTTGGCGATCGCTTAGATGCTGTAATTGTTGGCTATATTTTATGGTCGCTGATCATTTTCATCATGAATGGTGTGAATGCAACGTTGCAGCGAGAAGCACAGGTCGGAACGTTAGAGCAATTATTCATTTCGCCGTTCAATGTTAGAAAGACTTTACTACTGAGAGCCGTTTCTGATCTTGTTTTTCAATTTGTTGTGATTGGAATCGTACTTCTATTCATCATGGCAATCACTGGAAGATGGCTTGCTTTTTCTCCAGTATTAGTTCTGCCATTAATCACTGTGATTCTGGGTGCGTATGGGTTAGCATTCGCGATCGGGAGTCTCACTCTGATCTTTAAAACCGCTCAACAGCTTGCCGGAATTCTTAACTTCTCATTGCTGTTTGTGTTGACGATTCCAACTGAGACTTGGACAGGTTTGCAGCGATATTTGGGATATTTGATTCCGATGACGACGGGCGCGGGCGTGATGCGGGATTTGATGGCGCGGCAGTCGGGATTAGATTGGGTCGCGCTTGGTGCGGCGTTTTTGAACGGGATTGTGTATTTCGCGATCGGGATGGTGCTGTTTCGCTGGTCAGAACGCGAAACCAAACGACGCGGCAAGTTGGGCGGGTATTAA
- a CDS encoding ABC transporter ATP-binding protein, with protein sequence MQVLEVEQLQKTYRSGGKTVEAVRNVSFNIANCEVLAFLGANGAGKTTTIKMIAGLILPDRGQVRIAGRDPHRHSIALKSVGAVLEGNRNVYWRLTPEENLEYFGVLRGLSGYVARQRAKSLLERFELIPKRNTIVQNLSRGMQQKLAIAVALIHEPQLLLLDEPTLGLDVEATQTVKRLVREIASEGRAILLTTHQLDIAEELSDRVAIIKQGEIVVQERTETLIQQFSGDAYRIDLEQELDSDRISKLSAIDAAIEGKTVFVRQTEWLYQALEILKPMTIIRVEKDQANLVDVFLKLVKK encoded by the coding sequence ATGCAAGTTCTAGAAGTTGAGCAGTTACAAAAGACGTACCGAAGCGGGGGAAAGACCGTTGAGGCAGTGAGAAATGTTTCATTTAATATCGCTAACTGCGAGGTGTTGGCGTTTTTGGGTGCGAATGGAGCGGGGAAAACGACCACGATTAAGATGATTGCGGGGTTGATTTTGCCCGATCGAGGACAGGTGAGAATTGCCGGACGCGATCCGCATCGTCATTCGATCGCGCTCAAGTCAGTCGGAGCCGTTCTCGAAGGCAATCGAAATGTCTATTGGCGACTCACTCCGGAGGAGAATTTAGAGTATTTTGGGGTGCTGCGGGGATTGAGTGGCTATGTCGCACGACAACGAGCCAAGAGTTTGTTAGAGCGATTTGAATTAATCCCGAAACGCAATACGATCGTGCAAAATCTTTCTCGCGGAATGCAGCAGAAGTTAGCGATCGCAGTTGCACTGATTCACGAACCGCAGTTACTTTTACTTGATGAACCGACATTAGGTTTGGATGTGGAAGCGACTCAAACAGTGAAACGACTTGTGCGAGAAATTGCTTCAGAAGGACGGGCAATTTTGTTAACCACGCACCAATTAGATATTGCTGAGGAGTTATCCGATCGCGTTGCCATTATCAAGCAAGGTGAAATTGTTGTTCAAGAGCGAACAGAGACATTGATTCAGCAGTTTTCTGGAGATGCTTATCGGATTGACTTAGAGCAGGAATTAGACAGCGATCGCATCAGTAAATTAAGCGCGATCGATGCTGCGATCGAAGGCAAAACGGTTTTTGTTCGACAAACTGAATGGCTGTATCAAGCGTTAGAAATTCTGAAGCCGATGACGATCATCCGAGTCGAAAAGGATCAGGCGAATTTGGTCGATGTGTTCTTGAAGTTGGTGAAGAAATAG
- a CDS encoding phycobiliprotein lyase, with amino-acid sequence MTVSVLSSKADDQLIAAFFQQSEGQWRSERRYYTLPDGEAKEMVSLITIQFLEQGSPELIELARLHGLEDETSMTCGAAVTWDSENTVSGRTESKGSTLFGVIGSVLYRDRGFATSKPVTAGFYFNNPDTLCLRTEYKGSVFEEELKLIGGKYRTRQTIISRAGEQQMIGQYLEKRIA; translated from the coding sequence GTGACTGTATCTGTACTTTCCTCCAAAGCGGACGACCAGTTGATTGCAGCATTTTTCCAGCAATCCGAAGGGCAATGGCGATCGGAGCGTCGCTATTACACACTGCCTGACGGTGAAGCAAAGGAAATGGTCAGCCTCATTACCATCCAGTTTTTGGAGCAAGGCTCACCTGAATTGATCGAACTTGCACGCCTGCATGGACTCGAAGACGAAACTTCGATGACCTGTGGTGCAGCCGTGACTTGGGACAGCGAGAATACCGTCTCCGGTCGCACAGAATCCAAAGGATCGACTTTGTTTGGCGTAATTGGCTCGGTGTTGTATCGCGATCGCGGTTTCGCCACGTCCAAACCTGTAACCGCAGGCTTCTACTTCAACAACCCCGATACGCTCTGCCTCAGAACCGAATACAAAGGCTCAGTGTTTGAAGAAGAGTTAAAACTCATCGGTGGCAAATATCGGACTCGTCAAACAATCATTTCTCGCGCTGGCGAACAACAAATGATCGGACAGTACCTCGAAAAACGGATTGCTTAA